From a single Micromonospora sp. WMMD1102 genomic region:
- the rfbD gene encoding dTDP-4-dehydrorhamnose reductase yields the protein MTGRCGAEPPAWLVTGAGGMLGRDLVAVLSARHPGRVTAAPRAQVDLTDPAAVRSAVTGHQIVVNAAGWTDVDGAERHEAAATEVNGAGTANLAAACAETGARLLHVSTDYVFAGDADRPYPEDAPTAPVNAYGRSKLAGELAVARLLPRTGYLVRTAWLYGAHGPNFVSTMLRLAAERPHLDVVDDQLGQPTWSYALAERLADLGAAALRNAAPAGVYHGTASGRTSWYGLAREVFARTGLDPERIRRTGSDRFPRPARRPGYSVLGHDGWSRAGLAPMAHWRTMLAEALRPDGTLADARRSAAPAQQPPPEQTADDERVRTSSR from the coding sequence GTGACCGGTCGGTGCGGTGCCGAGCCGCCGGCCTGGCTGGTTACCGGGGCCGGCGGGATGCTCGGCCGGGACCTGGTGGCGGTGCTTTCCGCCCGGCATCCGGGCCGGGTCACCGCCGCGCCCCGGGCGCAGGTCGACCTGACCGACCCGGCCGCGGTCCGGTCGGCGGTGACCGGGCACCAGATCGTGGTCAACGCGGCCGGCTGGACCGATGTGGACGGGGCGGAGCGGCACGAGGCGGCGGCCACCGAGGTCAACGGCGCCGGGACGGCGAACCTGGCGGCGGCCTGCGCCGAGACCGGCGCCCGGCTGCTGCACGTCTCCACCGACTACGTCTTCGCCGGGGACGCCGACCGGCCCTACCCGGAGGACGCACCGACCGCACCGGTGAACGCCTACGGGCGCAGCAAGCTGGCCGGCGAACTCGCCGTGGCCCGGCTACTGCCCCGGACGGGCTACCTGGTACGCACCGCGTGGCTGTACGGCGCACACGGCCCCAACTTCGTCAGCACCATGCTCCGGCTCGCGGCCGAACGTCCGCACCTCGACGTGGTCGACGACCAGCTCGGCCAGCCCACCTGGTCGTACGCGCTCGCGGAGCGGCTCGCCGACCTCGGCGCCGCCGCACTCCGCAACGCCGCCCCGGCCGGGGTCTACCACGGCACGGCGAGCGGCCGGACGAGCTGGTACGGCCTGGCCCGCGAGGTCTTCGCCCGGACCGGGCTGGACCCGGAACGGATCCGCCGCACCGGCAGTGACCGGTTCCCCCGGCCCGCTCGGCGCCCCGGCTACAGCGTGCTCGGGCACGACGGCTGGTCCCGGGCCGGGCTGGCTCCGATGGCACACTGGCGGACGATGCTCGCCGAGGCGCTGCGCCCGGACGGCACCCTGGCCGACGCCCGCCGGTCGGCCGCACCGGCCCAGCAGCCGCCACCGGAGCAGACCGCTGACGACGAGCGGGTCCGGACGTCGTCGCGGTGA
- the prcA gene encoding proteasome subunit alpha, with translation MAMQFYASPEQIMRDRSELARKGIARGRSAVTLSYSGGVLFVAENLSSALHKVSEIYDRVAFAAVGRYNEFENLRRAGVRMADAIGLSFDRRDVTGRALANAYAQTLGAIFTEQSKPFEVEICVAEVGSTPEADELYRITYDGSVNDEPGRMAMGGQAEAVTGALREQHQPDMSLDAAVRLAVRALGSVGGEGGAPRTIAASQLEVAILDRRRVGRTFRRITGAALASLLNGAPAEADGGEGPPAEPKAPAPGPDKPAESAGSADLEGKAKPAGGGRSGRSKPTGDEKSE, from the coding sequence GTGGCCATGCAGTTCTACGCCTCACCCGAGCAGATCATGCGCGACCGTTCGGAGCTGGCCCGCAAGGGCATCGCGCGCGGCCGGAGCGCCGTGACGCTCAGCTACTCCGGCGGGGTGCTCTTCGTGGCGGAGAACCTCTCCAGCGCCCTGCACAAGGTCAGCGAGATCTACGACCGGGTCGCCTTCGCCGCCGTCGGCCGGTACAACGAGTTCGAGAACCTGCGGCGCGCCGGGGTCCGGATGGCGGACGCGATCGGGCTCAGCTTCGACCGGCGCGACGTCACCGGCCGGGCGCTGGCGAACGCGTACGCCCAGACTCTCGGGGCGATCTTCACCGAGCAGTCCAAGCCCTTCGAGGTCGAGATCTGCGTCGCCGAGGTGGGCAGCACGCCGGAGGCGGACGAGCTCTACCGGATCACCTACGACGGTTCGGTGAACGACGAGCCCGGCCGGATGGCGATGGGCGGGCAGGCCGAGGCGGTCACCGGGGCACTGCGCGAGCAGCACCAGCCGGACATGTCGCTGGACGCGGCGGTCCGGCTCGCGGTCCGGGCGCTCGGCAGCGTCGGTGGCGAGGGCGGGGCGCCCCGGACCATCGCCGCCAGCCAGCTCGAGGTGGCGATCCTGGACCGGCGGCGGGTCGGGCGTACCTTCCGGCGGATCACCGGCGCCGCGCTCGCCTCGCTGCTCAACGGCGCACCGGCGGAGGCGGACGGCGGCGAGGGGCCGCCGGCCGAGCCGAAGGCCCCGGCGCCGGGCCCGGACAAGCCGGCCGAGTCCGCCGGCTCCGCGGACCTGGAGGGCAAGGCGAAGCCGGCCGGCGGTGGCAGGTCCGGCCGCAGCAAGCCCACCGGCGACGAGAAGTCGGAGTAG
- the prcB gene encoding proteasome subunit beta, with protein sequence MAAAFDPTGRLPDVFLNVGTSSFTQFLSTAAPDLLPGRRPLPPGSAGDLVPHATTIVALTTVDGVVMAGDRRGTMGNMISSRDIRKVHPADEYSLVGFAGTAGIALEMVRLFQVELEHYEKIEGAMLSLDGKANRLAAMIRGNLGAAMQGLAVIPLFAGFDLAASDPDKAGRIFSFDVAGGPYEETGYDGIGSGSLFAKAALKKRYRPGLSTPDAIRIAVDALYDAADDDSATGGPDLSRRIYPVVMTATAEGTNRLSDAEAAEVAEAVVAARMENPGG encoded by the coding sequence CGTGGGCACGTCCTCGTTCACCCAGTTCCTGAGCACGGCGGCCCCCGACCTGCTGCCCGGTCGCCGGCCACTGCCGCCCGGCTCTGCCGGCGACCTCGTCCCGCACGCCACCACCATCGTCGCGCTGACCACTGTCGACGGGGTGGTGATGGCCGGTGACCGGCGCGGCACGATGGGCAACATGATCTCCAGTCGGGACATCCGCAAGGTGCACCCGGCCGACGAGTACTCGCTCGTCGGTTTCGCCGGCACCGCCGGCATCGCCCTGGAGATGGTGCGGCTCTTCCAGGTGGAGCTGGAGCACTACGAGAAGATCGAGGGAGCGATGCTCTCCCTCGACGGCAAGGCCAACCGGCTGGCCGCGATGATCCGGGGCAACCTCGGTGCCGCGATGCAGGGACTCGCGGTGATCCCGCTCTTCGCCGGCTTCGACCTTGCCGCCAGCGACCCGGACAAGGCCGGCCGGATCTTCAGCTTCGACGTGGCCGGCGGACCCTACGAGGAGACCGGCTACGACGGCATCGGCTCCGGCTCGCTCTTCGCCAAGGCGGCCCTGAAGAAGCGGTACCGTCCGGGGCTGAGCACCCCCGACGCGATCCGGATCGCCGTCGACGCACTCTACGACGCCGCCGACGACGACAGCGCCACCGGTGGCCCCGACCTGAGCCGCCGGATCTATCCGGTGGTGATGACGGCCACCGCCGAGGGCACCAACCGGCTCTCCGACGCCGAGGCGGCCGAGGTCGCCGAAGCGGTGGTCGCCGCCCGGATGGAGAACCCGGGCGGCTGA